A stretch of DNA from bacterium:
GTGTAGTCAAAGCGAAGTTCGGAACCCATGTTTCCCGCCACCATCAGCGCTGTGCTAATCCCGATGCCAATGTCAATATCGGGAATGCCCCGCGCCTTCCACCCCGCCTGAAGCTCCTGAAGTTTTTCCATCATGCGCAATGCGCACCGGCACGCGTGAAGCGCGTGACCCGGAAGGGGGAGCGGCGCCCCGAAAATCGCCATGATCGCATCGCCGATATATTTGTCGAGCAAACCGTTTTCTGCGAGCACAATGCGCGTCATGGCGGTGTGGTATTCGTTCAGGAGCCCGACAAGCGCCTCCGCGCTCATGCTTTCCGATATCCGGCTGAAGCTTCGGATGTCCGAAAAAAGAACCGTCAGCTCCTTCTCCTCGCCGCCGAGACGCAGAAGGGCGGGGTTCTCCGTCACCTGATCGACAAGGGCGGGGTGGAGGTAAAATTGAAACGCCCTGCGGATCGCCCGCTTCTGGCGCTCCTGGGTGATGTACTGGAAAACCACCACCACCCCCTGCACCACCGCCACCGCCGCAACGG
This window harbors:
- a CDS encoding adenylate/guanylate cyclase domain-containing protein; its protein translation is VAAVAVVQGVVVVFQYITQERQKRAIRRAFQFYLHPALVDQVTENPALLRLGGEEKELTVLFSDIRSFSRISESMSAEALVGLLNEYHTAMTRIVLAENGLLDKYIGDAIMAIFGAPLPLPGHALHACRCALRMMEKLQELQAGWKARGIPDIDIGIGISTALMVAGNMGSELRFDYTVMGDGVNLGSRLEGANKLYGTHILISETTWESVRDEVAAREIDLVRVVGKREPTRIFEVYGLLADSPARDAAREEFEAGLRAYRERRWGEAAPSFRRALDARSDDKCSRLYLERCEVFQTDPPPPEWDGVFEMASK